The sequence GGTGGCCACACCCGACATCTACCTGATCATGTCGCAGGAAGGCTTCGAGAAGTACGGGGCCGTGGCCGAAGACCCCTCTATTATGCTGGTCGACTCGACCCTCGTCCACTCCCGGCCCAAGTGCCGGTGCATCGAGATTGCGGCCACCCATGAAGCCAAACAGACGCTCAAGAAAGATATCGTGGCAAACATCGTGATGCTCGGTGCCCTTGTTGCCGCAACCCATGTCGTGAGCGAGGAGTCCCTCCGGAAAGCCATTCTCGATTCCGTGCCCAAGGGAACCGAGGATCTCAACTTAAAAGCCATGCAGCTTGGCCTGCAGCTGGGAAAGCAATCATGAAGTTACGTGAGCATGAGGCAAAAAACGTCATCAAGGAGTTCGGGATCCCCGTCCCGGCAGGATTCCTGATCCGCACTGCAGCAGAATTACCGGCCCATCTCGATGCGCTGGGCGACAAGATCGTCTTAAAAGCGCAGGTGGATGTCGGCGG comes from Methanomicrobiales archaeon HGW-Methanomicrobiales-1 and encodes:
- a CDS encoding 2-oxoglutarate ferredoxin oxidoreductase subunit gamma (catalyzes the ferredoxin-dependent oxidative decarboxylation 2-oxoglutarate forming succinyl-CoA), giving the protein MRHEVRFSGFGGQGIILSAVIVGRAAVMYDNKYAVQTQVYGPEARGGASMSQVIIDDDPILYPKVATPDIYLIMSQEGFEKYGAVAEDPSIMLVDSTLVHSRPKCRCIEIAATHEAKQTLKKDIVANIVMLGALVAATHVVSEESLRKAILDSVPKGTEDLNLKAMQLGLQLGKQS